The proteins below come from a single Benincasa hispida cultivar B227 chromosome 4, ASM972705v1, whole genome shotgun sequence genomic window:
- the LOC120075973 gene encoding V-type proton ATPase 16 kDa proteolipid subunit, with product MSSTFSGDETAPFFGFLGAAAALVFSCMGAAYGTAKSGVGVASMGVMRPELVMKSIVPVVMAGVLGIYGLIIAVIISTGINPKAKSYYLFDGYAHLSSGLACGLAGLSAGMAIGIVGDAGVRANAQQPKLFVGMILILIFAEALALYGLIVGIILSSRAGQSRAD from the exons ATGTCGTCAACTTTCAGCGGCGATGAAACGGCACCCTTCTTCGGCTTTCTGGGCGCCGCTGCAGCCCTCGTCTTCTCCT GTATGGGAGCTGCTTATGGGACGGCGAAGAGCGGGGTGGGAGTTGCGTCTATGGGAGTAATGAGGCCTGAACTGGTGATGAAGTCGATTGTTCCGGTCGTTATGGCTGGAGTTTTGGGTATTTATGGTCTTATTATTGCTGTGATTATTAGTACAGGGATTAACCCCAAGGCTAAATCTTATTACCTCTTCGATGGTTACGCACATCTCTCATCTGGGCTTGCCTGTGGCCTTGCCGGTCTGTCCGCTGGCATGGCTATCGGGATCGTCGGTGATGCGGGTGTTAG AGCCAACGCACAGCAGCCTAAGCTTTTCGTTGGGATgattcttattttaatttttgccGAAGCTCTGGCACTCTATGGACTTATTGTGGGCATTATTCTCTCTTCCCGAGCTGGTCAGTCAAGAGCTGATTAA
- the LOC120075972 gene encoding lysine-specific histone demethylase 1 homolog 3, translating to MDVDNKKSGFRKRTKPKDDGFDSDDDEPIGSLLKLKRSRNSKKTKLGVDDGGERDKMVDKNGAKLPVQEDFGGMDDTLASFRKKLRRPKKVSGPGIAREQNSSLSMTESLDSLSNTSRGQGDLDTRLRPENGELMDHEESDPTAKIDVETRCEAPNLELKDMEMGISSRRSANFSFDKQLDDSLSAFVQKVQSGSTRKSLVSTTFKSDFKDEASEDNLSPFSRALSGDRETHSIVSSNSSAKLPQEVKKPDSELTTSYLISCSHCTKENCNPGRGQRHQGVERHQEEYQCCLNNHENPDMRPGISNEVADEDSKNFSHFRDNFRALERKASCEIKSVVKHCSCGDTMMNSHLPEMGSFEDGLGENQLNESMCSTCRPLEQVNESHGHCGGVSSGDFCDVVAQETTVTLSKTTLGVDCEGKELLLVIHHDELPNSTNFCESSSKEICLSTQNLKISEQSLDRTTLSNLQLSARFDSTKADKTCSDSDNLNTGTDEPNNECGSMQKENALISNRISDSTAVQSHISQKSRATASGPNYPEICPSGNFSMVSDGQPAKALVEIDGPNNILTGKEVKVSSLGSFTPDDNDLEDVISAPGSEKDLKLSALQRVTRKTKKPRHDDMAYEGDIDWEVLISERAVDGDHSFRSRKESTSTTFTEAETGGRAAVSAGLKAHAVGLLEKIKFKDVLKRKGGLQEYIACRNQILGLWCKDVTRILHLADCGVTDTPSMDEPPRFPLIREIYAFLNLRGYINAGIASEKAKSESDVKYDYEPVEKKVVDVSVASAADSEEGVSAMVKNYDASNAENDVSAGCEIILEDAEGRDPVIANNLGLPKPVEHEQELVHVLEYGTPDPIPVKLVGDVPGKAASHLTNHSRNGWHPIHSSDECVGGDQQQLSNSEVRKKVIVIGAGPAGLTAAKHLHRQGFGVTVLEARNRLGGRVHTDRSSLSVPVDLGASIITGVEADVATERRPDPSSLICTQLGLELTVLNSDCPLYDIITRKKVPVDMDEALEAEYNSLLDDMVLLVAQRGEHAMAMSLEEGLEYALKRRRMARGMDVCSDEEVLSPFERRVMNWHFANLEYGCAAMLKKVSLPNWNQDDLYGGFGGAHCMIKGGYSTVVESLGGGLDVHLNHVVADISYSTSDIGFNGNQCAKVKVSTTNGCVFLGDAVLITVPLGCLKAETIKFSPPLPEWKRLSIQRLGFGVLNKIVLEFPEVFWDDSVDYFGATAEETKWRGQCFMFWNVRKTVGAPVLIALVVGQAAVERQYMNSSDNVSHALMVLRKLFGEAMVPDPVASVVTDWGRDPFSYGAYSYVAVGASGEDYDILARPVGNCLFFAGEATCKEHPDTVGGAMMSGLREAVRMIDVLSDGYDFTAEVEAMEAAQRQSECENDEVGDIITRLDAVKLSDAFYKNSLDGARILTTEALLQDLFFNAKTTAGRLHVAKELLNLPADTLKSFAGTKEGLTVLNSWILDSMGKDGTQLLRQCVRILVLVSTDLLAVRLSGIGKTVKEKVCVHTSRDIRAIASQLVSVWLEVFRKEKAANGGLKLSKSVSAVELLKRKSNKDSSSGKPPLHANNSTLDSRGNLLTSASAAIPLQSDVNMKNDNSKQLKLEMENSSKSDISSSRSRGSFGKQDAEMEDNNIAMTEEEEAAFAAAEAARAAALAAAKAYASSEAKSAMQLPKIPSFHKFARREHYAQMDECEYKKKLSGSVLGRQDCISEIDSRNCRVRNWSVEFSAACVNLESSRMSADNLSQRSHSNEIVTQLNFREHSGESAPVDSSIYTKAWVDTAGSVGMKDYHAIERWRTQAAAAHVNDEEDSNTNWHKPTWNNDQVANESSISQVTINKEPIRNHHRGADRIKQAVVDYVASLLMPLYKARKIDKDGYKSIMKKSATKVMEQATDAEKGMTVSEFLDFKRRNKIRAFVDKLIERHMAMKPVVKS from the exons ATGGATGTAGACAATAAGAAGTCTGGTTTTAGGAAAAGAACGAAGCCAAAGGATGATGGGTTTGACTCAGATGATGATGAGCCAATTGGCTCTCTGCTGAAGTTAAAGAGATCTCGAAACTCTAAGAAGACTAAGTTGGGTGTAGATGATGGCGGTGAAAGGGACAAGATGGTTGACAAGAATGGAGCAAAATTGCCAGTGCAAGAGGACTTTGGGGGAATGGATGATACTTTAGCTAGTTTCAGAAAGAAGTTGAGGCGTCCCAAAAAGGTTAGTGGACCTGGAATTGCCAGGGAGCAGAATTCTTCCCTAAGTATGACAGAATCTTTGGATTCATTATCTAATACATCCAGAGGACAAGGGGATTTAGACACAAGATTGAGACCAGAAAATGGTGAATTAATGGATCATGAAGAGTCTGATCCAACTGCAAAGATTGATGTAGAAACGAGGTGTGAAGCACCCAATTTGGAATTAAAAGACATGGAGATGGGTATCTCAAGTAGGAGAAGTGCTAATTTCTCTTTCGATAAACAGTTGGACGATTCATTGTCTGCATTTGTCCAAAAGGTTCAATCTGGTTCAACTAGGAAATCATTGGTATCTACAACATTTAAATCGGACTTCAAGGATGAGGCTTCTGAAGATAATTTGAGTCCTTTTTCTAGAGCACTTTCTGGGGATCGTGAAACACACTCCATTGTGAGTTCTAATTCTTCAGCTAAGCTGCCACAAGAAGTCAAAAAACCAGATTCTGAACTTACTACATCATATTTAATTTCCTGTTCGCATTGCACCAAAGAGAATTGTAATCCTGGTCGAGGACAACGCCATCAAGGGGTCGAACGTCACCAAGAAGAGTATCAATGCTGTCTCAATAATCATGAGAATCCTGACATGAGACCAGGCATATCAAATGAAGTTGCTGATGAAGATAGCAAAAACTTCAGTCATTTTAGGGACAATTTCCGGGCTCTGGAAAGAAAGGCATCCTGTGAAATCAAGAGTGTAGTAAAACATTGTTCTTGTGGTGATACAATGATGAATAGCCATTTGCCCGAAATGGGTTCTTTTGAGGATGGGCTAGGTGAAAATCAACTCAATGAAAGTATGTGCAGTACTTGTCGTCCTCTAGAACAGGTAAATGAAAGCCATGGTCATTGTGGGGGTGTTTCCAGCGGAGATTTTTGTGATGTGGTGGCCCAAGAGACCACAGTCACTTTGTCTAAAACAACTCTAGGTGTAGATTGCGAGGGAAAAGAACTGTTACTTGTTATACATCATGATGAATTGCCAAACTCTACCAATTTCTGTGAAAGTTCTTCCAAAGAAATCTGTCTATCTactcaaaatttgaagatttctGAACAATCATTAGACAGAACAACACTCTCCAATCTTCAGTTATCTGCACGTTTCGATTCAACGAAAGCGGATAAAACTTGCAGTGACTCTGATAATTTAAATACTGGAACTGACGAGCCTAATAATGAATGTGGTTCTATGCAGAAAGAAAATGCTCTGATCTCTAATAGGATTTCAGATTCAACTGCTGTTCAATCTCACATATCCCAAAAATCTAGGGCAACTGCTTCTGGACCAAATTATCCAGAGATTTGTCCTAGTGGAAATTTCAGCATGGTATCAGATGGTCAACCGGCCAAGGCTTTGGTGGAGATAGATGGTCCAAATAATATACTTACTGGTAAAGAGGTTAAGGTATCTTCTCTTGGATCTTTCACTCCAGATGATAATGACCTTGAGGATGTAATATCTGCTCCTGGTAGTGAAAAAGATTTAAAGCTTTCAGCTTTACAACGTGTAACACGCAAGACAAAGAAGCCTAGGCATGATGACATGGCTTATGAAGGAGATATTGATTGGGAGGTTTTGATTAGTGAGCGTGCAGTTGATGGCGACCATTCTTTCAGATCAAGAAAGGAATCTACATCAACAACTTTTACAGAGGCTGAAACTGGTGGTAGAGCTGCAGTGTCTGCAGGGCTTAAGGCACATGCAGTTGGTCTACTTgagaagattaaatttaaggATGTGCTAAAGCGCAAAGGTGGACTTCAAGAGTACATAGCATGCAG GAATCAGATCCTGGGCCTTTGGTGTAAAGATGTTACACGCATTTTGCATCTCGCTGACTGTGGGGTCACTGATACTCCCTCTATGGATGAACCGCCACGTTTTCCCCTTATTAGGGAGATCTATGCATTTCTTAACCTACGT GGTTATATAAATGCGGGGATTGCTTCTGAGAAAGCCAAATCAGAATCTGACGTTAAATATGATTATGAACCGGTAGAAAAGAAGGTTGTAGACGTTAGTGTTGCTTCAGCTGCTGATTCTGAGGAAGGGGTTTCTGCCATGGTAAAAAATTATGATGCTTCTAATGCAGAGAACGATGTTTCAGCTGGCTGTGAAATAATATTGGAAGATGCTGAAGGAAGAGATCCTGTGATTGCAAATAATTTGGGTTTACCAAAACCAGTGGAACATGAACAAGAATTGGTACATGTCTTGGAGTATGGTACTCCTGATCCCATACCGGTAAAACTGGTAGGTGATGTTCCGGGTAAAGCTGCCTCACATTTAACTAATCATTCAAGAAATGGTTGGCACCCAATCCACTCCTCTGATGAATGTGTAGGAGGTGATCAACAACAGCTGAGTAATTCTGAAGTCAGAAAGAAAGTAATTGTTATTGGAGCTGGTCCTGCTGGCTTAACTGCTGCAAAGCACTTGCATCGTCAGGGCTTTGGTGTCACCGTACTTGAAGCCAGGAATAGGTTAGGAGGTCGTGTTCATACAGACCGTTCCTCTCTTTCTGTTCCTGTAGATCTTGGTGCAAGTATTATTACAGGAGTAGAGGCTGATGTTGCAACCGAAAGAAGACCTGATCCTTCCTCCTTGATTTGCACTCAATTGGGCCTGGAGTTGACTGTATTAAATAGTGACTGTCCCCTCTATGACATCATTACACGCAAAAAAGTTCCAGTAGACATGGATGAAGCTTTGGAAGCAGAATATAATAGTCTGCTTGATGACATGGTGTTGCTTGTTGCACAAAGAGGGGAGCATGCAATGGCCATGTCTCTCGAGGAGGGTTTAGAATATGCCCTTAAGCGACGACGCATGGCTCGAGGAATGGATGTTTGTTCTGATGAAGAAGTTTTGAGTCCCTTTGAGAGGAGAGTGATGAATTGGCATTTTGCTAACTTGGAGTATGGTTGTGCTGCTATGCTCAAGAAAGTGTCTCTTCCTAATTGGAATCAGGATGATCTTTATGGAGGTTTTGGAGGAGCTCATTGTATGATTAAAGGGGGTTATAGCACAGTTGTTGAGTCTCTTGGTGGAGGACTCGATGTTCACCTAAATCATGTTGTGGCTGATATTTCTTACAGCACCAGTGACATCGGGTTTAATGGGAATCAGTGTGCAAAGGTAAAAGTTTCCACAACCAATGGTTGTGTGTTTCTAGGAGATGCTGTCCTTATTACTGTGCCTCTTGGGTGCTTGAAAGCAGAAACTATTAAGTTTTCTCCACCATTGCCTGAATGGAAGCGTCTGTCCATTCAGCGCCTTGGGTTTGGAGTTCTTAACAAAATAGTTCTTGAATTTCCAGAAGTTTTCTGGGACGACTCTGTGGATTATTTTGGGGCAACTGCAGAGGAAACAAAGTGGAGGGGGCAGTGTTTCATGTTTTGGAATGTAAGAAAAACAGTTGGTGCTCCGGTTCTCATAGCACTGGTGGTTGGTCAGGCGGCCGTGGAGAGGCAATATATGAACTCTTCAGATAATGTAAGCCATGCGTTAATGGTCCTTCGCAAACTTTTTGGAGAAGCTATGGTACCTGATCCAGTTGCATCTGTCGTAACTGATTGGGGAAGAGATCCGTTTAGCTATGGTGCTTACTCATATGTTGCTGTTGGAGCGTCTGGAGAGGACTATGACATTTTAGCAAGACCTGTTGGAAACTGTTTGTTTTTTGCTGGTGAAGCTACTTGCAAGGAGCATCCTGACACTGTTGGGGGTGCAATGATGAGTGGGCTAAGAGAGGCCGTACGCATGATTGATGTATTGAGTGATGGTTATGATTTCACAGCAGAAGTAGAGGCAATGGAAGCTGCTCAGAGGCAGTCCGAGTGTGAGAATGATGAAGTTGGGGACATAATTACAAGACTCGATGCTGTTAAGCTTTCTGATGCTTTTTACAAAAATTCTTTGGATGGTGCCAGGATTTTGACCACAGAAGCTTTACTACAAGATTTGTTTTTTAATGCAAAAACAACAGCTGGGAGATTGCATGTGGCAAAAGAGTTGCTGAATCTCCCTGCTGACACGTTGAAGTCCTTTGCAGGGACCAAAGAAGGTCTTACAGTTCTCAACTCATGGATTTTG GACTCAATGGGGAAGGATGGGACTCAACTTCTTCGGCAATGTGTTCGTATTCTTGTGCTAGTTTCAACAGATCTACTTGCAGTTCGCTTATCAG GCATAGGTAAAACCGTGAAAGAAAAGGTATGTGTGCATACAAGCCGTGACATCCGTGCCATTGCGAGTCAGTTGGTTAGTGTTTGGCTTGAAGTTTTCCGTAAAGAAAAGGCTGCTAATGGGGGGTTAAAACTCTCCAAGTCTGTTTCTGCTGTTGAATTATTGAAGAGGAAATCTAATAAAGATTCTTCTTCTGGGAAACCTCCTTTGCATGCAAACAACAGCACGCTGGATAGTAGGGGCAATTTGCTGACTTCTGCATCAGCTGCAATTCCCTTGCAGTCTGATGTCAATATGAAAAACGATAATAGCAAACAATTGAAATTAGAAATGGAAAATTCATCAAAATCAGATATCAGTTCATCAAGGTCAAGGGGTTCATTCGGAAAGCAGGATGCAGAGATGGAAGACAACAACATTGCTATGACAGAAGAGGAGGAGGCTGCATTTGCTGCTGCTGAGGCAGCACGAGCAGCTGCACTTGCAGCTGCGAAG GCATATGCATCTTCTGAAGCCAAGAGCGCAATGCAGCTCCCAAAAATCCCCTCCTTTCACAAATTTGCTAGACGGGAGCATTATGCTCAAATGGATGAGTGCGAGTATAAAAAGAAGTTGTCTGGCAGTGTGCTAGGAAGACAAGATTGTATATCTGAAATAGATTCTAGAAATTGCAGGGTCAGGAACTGGTCTGTGGAATTTTCTGCTGCTTGTGTTAATCTTGAAAGTTCACGAATGTCTGCAGATAACCTTTCGCAAAGAAGCCATTCGAATGAGATTGTTACCCAATTGAACTTCAGGGAGCACTCTGGTGAAAGTGCTCCTGTGGATAGTAGTATATACACGAAAGCATGGGTTGATACAGCTGGTAGTGTTGGAATGAAAGATTATCATGCTATTGAGAGATGGCGCACTCAAGCAGCTGCAGCTCATGTAAATGATGAGGAGGATTCAAACACAAATTGGCATAAACCCACTTGGAATAATGATCAAGTAGCGAATGAGAGCTCAATATCACAAGTGACGATCAATAAGGAGCCTATAAGAAACCATCATCGTGGGGCTGACAGAATTAAGCAGGCTGTAGTTGATTATGTTGCATCACTCTTGATGCCCCTTTACAAAGCAAGGAAAATTGACAAGGATGGATACAAGTCAATTATGAAGAAAAGTGCAACAAAG GTCATGGAACAGGCCACTGATGCAGAGAAAGGCATGACTGTTTCTGAGTTTCTTGATTTCAAACGTAGGAACAAG ATTCGTGCCTTTGTAgacaaattaatagagaggcATATGGCTATGAAGCCTGTAGTGAAGTCATGA